Proteins from a genomic interval of Anolis sagrei isolate rAnoSag1 chromosome 1, rAnoSag1.mat, whole genome shotgun sequence:
- the CD59 gene encoding CD59 glycoprotein, whose product MKCLLAIALITTFLLAFFSHSGSALVCYNCQSSPCNTNQTCSSDQNACMVAYLGSRNVSACWKYSQCELDYIGKQFKVDSFKFRCCQMDLCNGSPIPVASKIVMIIASLVTVIKLVSF is encoded by the exons ATGAAGTGTCTCTTGGCCATTGCTTTGATCACAACCTTCCTTTTAGCTTTTTTCAGTCATTCTG gaagtgcCCTGGTATGTTACAattgtcaaagtagtccctgtaaTACTAACCAAACATGCTCATCTGATCAAAATGCTTGCATGGTGGCATATCTTG gTTCAAGAAATGTCTCTGCATGCTGGAAATATTCACAGtgcgaactggattatattggaaAGCAGTTCAAGGTTGACAGCTTTAAATTTAGGTGTTGCCAAATGGATCTGTGTAATGGCAGTCCAATTCCAGTGGCTAGTAAAATAGTCATGATTATTGCTTCCTTAGTGACAGTAATCAAACTGGTCAGTTTCTGA